Proteins co-encoded in one Pseudophryne corroboree isolate aPseCor3 chromosome 1, aPseCor3.hap2, whole genome shotgun sequence genomic window:
- the ATP5F1A gene encoding ATP synthase subunit alpha, mitochondrial: MLSVRVAATLARSLPKQAGLVSKKALGAAFVATRNIHASGSWLQKTGTAEVSSILEERILGADLSADLQETGRVLSIGDGIARVYGLRNVQAEEMVEFSSGLKGMSLNLEPDNVGVVVFGNDKLIKEGDIVKRTGAIVDVPVGEELLGRVVDALGNAIDGKGPLGSKIRRRVGLKAPGIIPRISVREPMQSGIKAVDSLVPIGRGQRELIIGDRQTGKTAIAIDTIINQKRFNEGTEEKKKLYCIYVAIGQKRSTVAQLVKRLTDADAMKYTIVVSATASDAAPLQYLAPYSGCSMGEYFRDNGKHALIIYDDLSKQAVAYRQMSLLLRRPPGREAYPGDVFYLHSRLLERAAKMNDQFGGGSLTALPVIETQAGDVSAYIPTNVISITDGQIFLETELFYKGIRPAINVGLSVSRVGSAAQTRAMKQVAGTMKLELAQYREVAAFAQFGSDLDAATQQLLNRGVRLTELLKQGQYVPMAIEEQVSVIYAGVRGHLDKMEPSKITRFESTFLAHIKSQHQDLLATIRDDGKISEQTDAKLKQIVINFLSTFE, encoded by the exons ATGCTGTCAGTCCGCGTAGCCGCCACCCTCGCCCGCTCCCTGCCCAAGCAGGCCGGCCTG GTGTCTAAGAAGGCCCTCGGTGCTGCATTTGTTGCTACAAGGAACATCCATGCGTCTGGATCCTGGCTCCAGAAAACCG GCACAGCTGAGGTGTCCTCCATCCTTGAAGAGCGTATACTGGGCGCCGACCTTAGCGCTGACTTGCAGGAAACGGGCCGTGTGCTCTCTATTGGGGATGGTATCGCCCGTGTGTACGGTCTCAGGAATGTCCAGGCAGAGGAGATGGTGGAATTCTCTTCCGGGCTGAAG GGTATGTCCTTGAACTTGGAACCAGACAACGTTGGTGTTGTGGTGTTTGGTAATGACAAACTCATCAAGGAGGGTGATATCGTGAAAAGAACTGGTGCCATTGTGGATGTACCTGTTGGTGAAGAGCTCCTCGGCCGCGTTGTGGATGCGCTGGGTAATGCTATTGATGGCAAG GGACCTCTTGGATCCAAAATCCGCAGAAGAGTTGGCCTGAAGGCCCCAGGTATCATCCCCCGAATCTCTGTGCGGGAGCCCATGCAGTCTGGTATCAAGGCTGTGGACAGTCTGGTGCCCATTGGCCGTGGCCAGCGTGAGCTGATCATTGGGGACAGACAGACTGG AAAAACAGCCATTGCAATTGATACAATTATCAACCAAAAGAGATTCAACGAGGGAACTGAAGAGAAGAAGAAACTGTACTGTATCTATGTGGCCATCGGACAGAAGAGGTCCACTGTTGCCCAGCTGGTGAAGAGGCTGACTGATGCAG aTGCCATGAAATACACAATCGTGGTGTCTGCCACCGCCTCCGATGCTGCTCCCCTCCAATACCTGGCCCCATACTCCGGCTGCTCCATGGGAGAATATTTCAGAGACAATGGAAAACATGCTCTCATCATCTATGATGACTTGTCCAAGCAG GCTGTGGCCTACCGTCAGATGTCTCTGCTGTTGCGTCGTCCACCTGGTCGTGAGGCTTACCCCGGTGATGTGTTCTACCTACATTCACGTCTGCTGGAGAGAGCCGCTAAGATGAATGATCAGTTTGGAGGAGGCTCCTTAACTGCTCTCCCTGTCATTGAAACACAAGCCGGAGATGTGTCAGCCTACATCCCAACAAATGTTATCTCCATCACTGATGGGcag ATCTTCTTGGAGACTGAGCTGTTTTACAAAGGTATCCGGCCTGCCATCAATGTCGGTCTGTCAGTGTCCCGTGTAGGTTCTGCTGCTCAGACAAGAGCCATGAAGCAG GTGGCTGGTACCATGAAGCTGGAGCTGGCTCAGTACCGTGAAGTAGCGGCTTTTGCCCAGTTCGGCTCTGATTTGGATGCTGCCACCCAACAACTGTTGAACCGTGGTGTGCGACTGACTGAGCTGCTCAAGCAAGGACAATATG TTCCCATGGCTATTGAAGAACAGGTATCTGTCATCTATGCTGGTGTGAGAGGTCATTTGGACAAAATGGAACCAAGCAAGATCACAAGATTCGAGAGCACTTTCCTGGCCCACATTAAAAGCCAACACCAGGACCTGCTTGCCACCATTAG AGATGACGGGAAGATCTCCGAGCAGACGGATGCAAAACTGAAACAAATTGTAATAAATTTCCTGTCTACCTTCGAATAA